The genomic segment CAGAACACCAGCCATAGATTCTACTTCAATGGTACGATTTATGGCtcaaaaaaagattaaaaaaaatcaaaatattgcaCAGACAAACCCAGTCCATGAGAGGTTCCAACTCCACTGCTGTGTGCAGTCACCCAGCATTTGCCACCTCAGACAGGGTTTGTGGGGAAAGAGATTTAAAACTACATGGATGCCACTAGCATGCAGGGAAACgtgcagagggagggagcaaGGACACTGCTGGGAAATGGAATCTGCAGGGAAAGTGCAGCTCCTGATTTACAGCTCCTGCTTTACATTCagctcaggaagaaaaaaaaagaaaactttggtTAAAACATAATATGTCACATGGATTGAAGGTAAACATTGTATTGTCCCtataaaaatgggaataaaaaaataacagagctGAGGTATTTGGGATATCTCAGCAGGGAACACAGACACAGGAGAACATGGGCATGACCACGCTCACCACactgcagggcagggccagAACATGGACAGCAAAGCAAGCCAAGGTGCTGCATGATGGCAGAGCTTCTTTATTCCAACAGAATCCAGGGAATCcttcctggggagctgggggatCTCCTCTGGGTTAGTGCTGGGCCGAGGTCTCTCCATTGGGAGTGTCCACATCTGCATAAAACTGAGAAATCTGGGCTTTGTATTTCTGTGCCACCACTGGCCTCTTCAGCTTCATGGTTGGGCCTGTGGAGAATCAGCACAAGGTTTAATGGAGAGGGAGCCACAGGGAGCAAAATCTTCACTGGGCTGAAGCAAGTTTGGAGGGAGAGATGAAACACAGGGACAGTGACCAGTTCTAAAGTTGTCTTTGGGATTAATGGAatctccatccctccttccccgtgaacaggagcagcacagcatcacccagagggtgctggggcactgcccaggctccccagggcagtgggcacggccccaaagctgccagagctccaggagcgtttggacaacgctctgagggacagggtgggattgttggggtgccTGGGCAaggccaggggttggactggatgatctttgtgggtcccttccagctcaggagattctgtgattccatcaTCCTGCAAGAGGCATCTCAGAACAAGGgtgagcacagctcagctcgGTGCTGCTGGGCAAAGGTGGGAATTCATCCCAACTCATCCCACCCCCCAAACTGCAACATGGAAAAGCCTCGGCGAGGAAAGGCCATGGGGAGCTCtgttttgggggtcctggttaTGCTGGTGTTCAACAGCCAAGGAAGGGGTGCATGGGGGACCCCAGATGCCTCACCCATCACTCACCAAGCTCTCCACCAAAGAGggaaaagtccttctccagaaGGATCCACTTCTGGACTTTCTGGGCATTGGAGGTGGCTCCCTCATTGACCGCTGTGATGCCTTTCTGGATGGCGGCGTAGATGGCCTTGTCTTTGCTGCTGATGATTTCAGAGACCTTTGTGGCCTTGCTGCCCAGCTTCTGACAGTATTCCAGAGCCTCTGGAGTGAGCTCATCCCCCGGTTCACCCGTCTCTGCATCCACCTTGCACTGCAGGACGAACCACAACAGGTCCCTTTGTATTGCTGAGCACCAAAACACTGCCCTGGGATGGTGCCAGggctcccttcccaccctgctcccagctgtcactccaccagcccctgcagctTCATCCAAACCCTGGCAGCCAATGGACACTTGGGACAAAACACAGATAAACCCCAGAGTTCTGCCTGCTCAACAGCCACCTTGATGCCAAGGACCAAACAGAGCTCATCTGCCAAATCCCTCCTCTGCTATCTAAAGTTAATCACTTTTTTCCAGACCTTTTCTGGGCCACAGTTCACTTCCCTGCACCCCACAGTCAATACACACAGCACAGAACCATGACAAGCACAGCAGGGCCACCTCCAGGGCCTGGCTCGGGTCTCCTACCCCAGGTGAGGCTGTTGATCCTAAGTCTCACTAATTCCCACTGTCCTGCAAAGCTTGTGTGGGACCACCGTGGACATGTCCTGGTGGAGTTTGAAGCCAGAGTCTGACAAAGCAATCCCTGACAGCTGCTTATTGCCCAGACTGCTTGGGAGAGACTAAAGCGGGTGAGAAAAGCAGAAGGGTTCCTTTTTCAGCCTCACTTTTAggtcttttccttctctttcttcctgccCTTTGTGGCACAGAAAGTTGCCCTGAACAGGGTGGTCTGAGCAAGTGACAACTTTGCTGTGGTTACAGCTGCTCTTTGCAGCTCAGCTACCACAAACTGTGCCCCACGGAGCCTCCTGTCTCCACAAGACACCAAAAATGTGCAACAAGCCTCTTCCTCCCTGGAACTGATCACATTCAGCGACACAGGTGGGTTCCCTCTCTGGTTTCCATTACCTTTAGTGTCAGAAGCATTGACAGGAATTTGGCTTTGTCCCCAACCAACATGGCATTGCTGATGATGGGAACAGCATTTTTGACGGCATCCTCGATCGGAACGGGAGGAACGTTCTCCCCTCCCGCAGTGATGATGAGCTCTGGAAAACAGTCAAGTCTTGGTTAATGCCTGGAgcttctccccttcccacaatCTGAAACAACTCAACAGCTCCTTCATGTCTCCTTGATCAAAAAGTGAGTGGAGAAGGCAGCACACCAGGACTGGGaaagtggtagagtcaccacccctggaagtgttcaaaaaaaatgtgtggatgtggcacttggggacatgggttagtggtggcctgggcagtgttgagggaatggttggacttgataatcttagaaggcttttccaaccttaatgatgACTCCATGTCTCCAGTCAGGCcaggagagaggagctggagccatgaacacacacacagccctgcgAGAGCTGCCTCAATGCTCGGGAGGTGTTTGCAGTTTGGGAACACGGGATGAGCCCTCAGCACCCTGGCACACACACCTTGGACTCTCAGGCACCTAAGCTGGCACCCAAATTGTCAGAAACTGAAGATTTGCTGAGGTTGGAGGTCTTTCTTGTTGGCTTTGTTTGGGGTTGCTCAAAGCAGTGTCCCAAGAACCTCATTGCTAAAAGGCACTTGCACAACAAGGTTaagctgttgttttccttggaaGTCACCCAGCAAAGCTCCTGAAACTGGTGGCACAACAAGCCCACAAAGCAttaagtgctgctgctgaaatccaAGGGTTTCTCCCCCATTCTCCAAACAGGACACACTGCAGCCACATTCATGTGGAAACTCCAGAAGGAGAAGGATTGAAATAATCTGTGCAAGCCACAACCACACAACCAGCAGAGCCTCCCCTGCACCAGGGGacatttagattggatattgagaaaatgtcttcactgaaagagtgttCAGCATTGGCATAGCTGCctagggcagtggtggagtcgccatccctggagggatttaagagatgtgtagatgtggggacatgggttagtggtggccttggcagtgctgggggaatggctGGATGCCATGATGTCTCTCCCAGCTTAATACCTCTGTGATTGCATAGTGCTGCACAACATCAAGACAACCAAGTCAGGAGATGAGTTACCTTTAATTCTGCCTGTGATGTAGAGGAATCCATCTTTGTCATGCTTGCCCAGGTCACCTGAGTGCAGCCACCCATCCTCATCGATGGCCTCTTTGGTTTTGTCCTCCATGTTCAAGTAGCCCATGAAGATGTGCCTCCCTGAGAAGCAGATCTCCCCAATGCCATCCCTGTCTGGCTTATGAATGAGGGTCCGACAGCCTGAGAGTTCCTTCCCACAGCTGCAAGAGAACACAGACCCATGGCaataattgattttaaattCAATTCAAGCAGAGATTACAGCAGCACCCTCTCGAGCTTGAACAAAGCCCAGCAGCTTTTTAGTACAATGGCTTCAGGAAGGAGCTTAAAAGGCATCTGCTCATGTAAGGGAATCTACAGCAAGTGTTGTTATTGCAGAGATCAGTGCTCACACACCTAGGGTTTTCCACTTGTTGTTCTCCACACCTGAGCTCTGAATGAGAAGATTTATGTCCTTGGCAGCAAACTTTTACTGCGCAGACTGAACAAGCCACTCAAAGACACCCTCACTGCCATTAGTGTAGGCTGGAGTTACCAactcttcctcttcccaccagcccctcccttcctcctcagctcctccagaATCCAGCCAAGTTCAATTTAagtctccctgctgctgctgcccttggcAGATCTCCATCTGTGAGATGTGGCCAAAGGAACCTGCTCCCCAGCGACCCTTTAGTGGTAGCAAAACTCGGGATGAGCTGCATGAGGAGAGATGGACATGCCAGATGCAGGAGAAACCTTGACCCCACCCTTCAGCCCTGGTCTCACCTGGTGAGCTTGAAGGCGTGAGGGAGGGAGATGGTGTGAGGCCCAGAGCTCTCACTCATCCCATACAGCTCCAACACAGGAATGTTCAGGCTCAGAAAGAATTCCAGGGTCTCTCTGGTgatgggagcagctcctgtgtAGCACTTGGTGCACCGGTCCAGCCCCAGGgccttcctcaccttcctgtACACCAGGTGTTTGGCCAGGCGGAAGTTCACCGGCACCTCAGAATacctggaggaggaaaatgggcACAAGGTCTCAGCCTCCAAGTAGaacttctttcccttcctcctttcctcttcatCCCAGTTCAGTTTATTTAGTAAAACGGTGAATTATTTGCCCTCCAGCCTTTGCTGCTCACCCTAAAGTTTGGCTTTATTGCCCACAAATCTGACCTGTTATGTTGGATATAATCCCTGAATGGAAGATAATCCCTGATCTGATAGCAAAGTTCTCCTAACACTCATGAGCATCCCTTAATTGCAGCTCATAATTACCCATTCATCCTCTTCAGGTTGGTCTGCAGCCCCACTCCCTTGGCCCACGAGGCCACTTTCCTCCGCAGTGCCGATGATTTCATCCCTATGGatttcatcttttcttccattttttcccagaCACGAGGAACCCCCAGAAAAGCAGTTGGCCTCACTTCCCTCAGGGTCTCCACCAAGCTGCCCTGAGACAAGCAGAATTTGATGCAGTTTTTAGAAGTGCTTCACTGCAGACTTCAGGTCAGCACTGGTCATGAGCCAGAACTTGGGACTCTGCCATGAGCTTTGAGGAACTGCTCATTTTGTGCAGTGCCATCAGCAGACAGGAACCCCCCAGGGCATTCCAATGGAAACTGGGAAGGCAGCAAGGGTCCATGCTgatgcagcacagggagcagaatcCCTTTCTCAGGCCCCAGATTGAAGTGGTGTTACAGATTTAACTTGTGCAACGTGGGCAGAGCAAACACAAAGCTGTTACTCAACCAGCCGTCGGGGCGGGGAAAGGTGTCAGGTGAGACACTCAGCAGGTCTCAGCTGTGAAGTGCTGGGTCAGTTTCTCCCAGGCTTGGGAGAGAGTCAAAAGGCAAAGGTCAGAGTGGCTCTAAAACCAACAGGGGCAGTTGGTCACTGGGCAAGTAAACCCAGTCAGCAAAGCTTTCAGAACCATGGGATAACACAGCCTTGTTTTGAGCTATGAGCAGGTGGGTGGGTGTAGGTTTATTATTAAGTTTTTACCTTCAATGCATCTGGCTGAGCAAAGTAAACTTGCACTCCAAAGGTCATGGCTGACCAGATATCAGACATCTGGGCAGCAATGTGGCTGAGGGGCAGGTAACTGAtcacctgctcctgcctctccttggGGTCCGTGAGCATGATGGACCGTCCGGCCACTGCCGCCGTCCACGTCAGCTGGAACAGAACCCATGGGGGAATCAGGGATGGCCCTtccaggcagggacagcatAGAACACACAGGTACATCACATCCTGTGATCTCAACATCAGGCACTTGGCATGTTCAGCTCGAGAAGAGACTGAGTGGAGACTCctcgggggctgcagctcctcccgagAGGAGgcggaggggcaggcactgagctctgctctgggaccagggacaggacccagggaagggctggagctgtgccaggggggttgggatggatctcagggaaaggttcttcccccacagggtgctgggggactgcccaggctccccagggcagtgggcacggccccaaggctgccagagctccaggagcgtttggacaacgctctgagggacagggtgggattgttggggtgtctgtgcagggcaggagttggactgaTGACCCTTGtggtcccctccaactcagcacattccatgattctggaaTGAATCCAGTTGACCTGTCACAGCTCCAggggtggcagcagggcagagcagacaCTCACATTGTCGTGGCTGAGCATGACCCCCTTGGGCTGCCCCGTGGTCCCCGAGGTGTAGATGAGGGTGCAGCACTGGTTGGGCTTCTGCGCCGCGATGGCCAAGTGGAGCAGAGTGTCTGGGAcgtccctgcccagctccacgAACTCACTCCACTgtgcagagaagagaagagcTCCATCACTTTGTGATCtttcatgtgaaaaattaaaCTCTTTGCTACACACGAAGAGaaggaagccattccctgtgtccaaGCCTCTGGAAGATATGCACTGCCCCACACTGTTTtctggctgccacaagagaaacagaaaggagacaGACCCATcctgagcagctttccagctctGTAGCAATCCCGGTACTCACTGGAGTAACCGTGGGACTCGGGGCTGCCTTGCAGAGGTTGGTAATCCGACACCCTCCTTAGAGCAGGGATTATCCAGGTTTGCACAATAGCTCCTGCCCAGTGGGGCAGGCAATCCCTCACCACGGCCAACACGAGCTCATGGGATCACAGCCACAGAATCCCACactagtttgggttggaagggaccttaaagaccacctcattccaccccctgccaggggcagggatgTTTAAGGTCCCATGGAAGGTGACAGGTACTTGGAGACATCACCTGAACACAACCAGGACTTAGAAGCAATGAAGATGCCCAGGACTTACCGAGTACAGATTTGGTCTCTTCTCCTTTATCTCTTCCCCATACTGGACAATGGCCTTCAGCTGAGGTAGCCTATCCTCAATCTGTGTTAAGAAGGGAGATTCATGAGAAGGAGCAAATCCTGCTTGTCCCTTCCAGGCCACACAACCCACCACTTGACATGCTCCTGCTATTTGCCATTTTATGTAAAGCCAAGAGAATCCCATCTCTGCTACTGAAATAACAGGGAAGTCTCACTAGAAACTCATAATTTGAGCTGGGATGTTGCCAGACAGCCTAGAGGCTGCTCAATTGTTCATTTTGGCTTCTCAAGGCTTTAAGAAGGGAAACCACCACTTCACCTCTTGTGAGACTCAGTACCAGAGAGAACCCATCGCCAGGCACCAAGAAGGCTCAGCCAGTTCACCTCTGCTTTCAGAGCCAGCACTCCCCTCTGGTATCACCCTCCCACAGCATTTACCCTCCCACAGCTGTCAACAGGATGCCGTAACCCCCCgacatctgaaaaacagaattactTCTAagattttctgcagctgtttctggTTTTCCACCACTATAACATCAGCACTGCAGTTCTCTGCCACATAGTGACAGGCCTCGGGAGAGTTTGTTGTGTAGATCCCAACAGCAAATCCCCTgcaagggaagagggaaaaaacaaaacagaaaagcaaaacacagaattagAGGACAAGAAGAATTGCTGGCAAAATTCAGaccttttcagaggaaaaacttTGAGAAGAATATCCCATAATATGACAAGAAAAAGTGGAGGGTTTAATTCCAAGAGCAAAGGCTCTGATGTGGGGCATGGGAAATGTCAGAGTGGTGTAAGGGTCCAAAATGTCTCAGATGGAAGGAAGATATCAAAATCCAGCCCTGGGATTCTCTGGCATTTCCCATCATATTTTTAATCACAGTATATATAAGAAATCTTTTGGATTAACCTACTGGTCATCTTATTTTCAGAGAAGCATTTGgctaaaaacaaaaatattaatttttgtctCATTAATTCATTCTGAATTAAGTTGAGGTTGTAGTTTCCTtcattatattaaaatacaaacaattgggtttggggtttttttgtggttggtttAGTTGGGGGGTTTTAATCAAAACCTGCTTCTCATGCGGATACTGCAATTACTGAGTGCCAAAATTCATGGCAAGAGACAAGACTTGTTCTTACCCTGCAAGGATTGCTCCAATGTCAGCAATGAACCACTCAGCAGAATTAAATCCCAGGATGCCCACACCATGGAAAcgctgcagccccagctgtaAACAAGAGATGGAATTACAGCACTCTTGGTTTTCCTTCAAAGAAAGCTCAGAGTTAATTTACAGATCTCTGCTGCAAacacagggaagaggaaagagtTTGTGTTGTTGGACAGGGTGATTCCCACTGAAAAACCTCCCCAAGAGCCAGGATGGAACCAGTTAAGTTCCACATCAGGCACTGTCCTGCTAtcagtgggaaggaaaaagggatttgCGGAGCTCTGTGCTTGGAATGCCTGGCTCACTGACACCAATACAAACCTGCAATCCAGGGAGTTCTCAGTTCCCTCTGGAAGGAGAAGAGGTGAAGTTAGATAACACCTCCTGAGACATTTAATACAGTTGGATATATCAGATATCCACAGTGACAAGAGCAACAAGCTCCAGTGACAGTCAGAGACATTTTGGGATGAAATTTCAGCTGGAGAAGTCCCAGTCTTTAAATCTCCCTCGGGTTTTGTCCCAGACTGGAAGATCCCACCACGGGAGTGAAGACCAGGGTGACCATAACCTGAAGAAGCCAGACTTCATCACAACAGTAAGAACATGGAGTGTCGGTTTCCCTCTCTGTCTCAATCTCAACAGCACAGGCAAAAGGTAGGGCCAGATGGGACATTCAGGGCTAGTTCACAAGCATCCCTTcaaatttcaaatttgaaaGATTAACATTTCCAAGACTCTGGAGGTGCAGTGTCCAGGTTTGCCTCAAAACCTCAAACACCTCACTTTATATGTTTCCTTAAATGCCTTTTTTGAAGTTGAATGTGGAAGCAACTTGCAATAAATTCAGACAAAACCCCTGTGGGAAGTACCAAGGTGCCCATGGCATGTTCAGGTACTTCACTGTCACTGAAAGACTCATCTACACTCAGAGAATTTGCAggtttaaaatacaattaactGCAGCCATTCCAGCACTTAAATGAGTGAACATTAAACTGACTTTTTACAcagtggcaggacaagagggagcagttttaaacaaaaagaggagagatttacattagatattgggaaggaattcttccctgtgagggtggtggggccctggcacaggttgcccagaaaagctgtggctgcctcatccttgcaagtgtccaaggccaggctggatgggacttagagcaacctgggctagtggaaggtgtccctgtccatggcaggaggttttATGAGATGAGctctaaggtctcttccaacccaaaccattctgtgattcaatgaaTATGAACAAGAGCTCAACAAAAACTCaccttcagaaagctttttgCTGCTTTACAGCACTCATCATAGTACATTTTGTATGTTAGTTTGACCCACTGGCCACCTTTTTTGGATGCAAGGGCATAATAGTCCCCATATTTATTGACAGTTTCCTGGAAGAGCTGGTGAACAGTCTTTGGTGGTTCACTGCCTATTCCCTGGTCTTCCATCCTCAGCTTGACCTCCCCATCCCGATGTGTTGTCCACACTCTagaggcaggggaggaggaggctgcttGGAAAGAAAGGGTTCAGCATCTTAGGTTTCGACATTTCTTGCTGCCATGACAGAAATATAAATCCAAGTATCAAGCACACAATAGTAAATGTTGTTATACCCCTCTCACACCCCTTTTTTGACCTTTTCCTCTTGGTAAGTTTGCCACAGGACCCCCAGTATTTTGGACTGAGAGCCTCTAAAGCACTTCGAAATTTTGTTAAACATTTCCTCTAACCCGCTCTTCTGCTCGAAAGCTCTTGCACTGTAAGGTGGCAACTCCCTCCAGCATATActctgctatttttaattttttttttcttttaaggaggACTGAAAGCAGGACATTGGTATCTGACACTACTTATTTACTCCTCAAAGCACAACTGTGCTTCAAAGTCTAAGTTCTCTGGACAACCTATCCTGCACCCTGAGCTCCTTCTTCCATCCTTATGGTTGGACAAATTCCTCTCTCATTCCAACAATAATTTTATGCACATCACAGTGACCCAACTTCTCCCCACTCACCTTTGGGATCAACTGAGTCCAGCTGATGTCTCTCCATGTTGGAATCTTCCCCTGGCTCGATGTTGTGGGGCTCAGGAGTTCTGCAAGGCAAAAGCAGTTATCCCTGAATGAGTACACTGAGGGCAGGTTTGCTCCATCACTTCATTTCACTAAATCCTTGGATGCTGAAGTGGCTCCTGATGTCCTGCAGGTGACTTTATTAATCCACTACCCTGCATGGCTCAGGTCCCTCAGAGTGTGCAAGGTTTGCCTAGGCTGGTTTTGAACACGTGGATATTGCCCTAATTGCAGCTTTCATTGCAACCCATAAACTTATCAGCCCCAAAACAGCCATCATTTAACTCCAGAGGTCTGTTCCAGGTGCCTGAAACAAAGAAtctgcagctgggaggaggaggaggaggaggaggaggggggtaGGAAGGGCTCACACATGGATCTGGTGCTCATCTCCTCTCTGCAAAATGAGTTCAACAACAAGGAGGCCCCAGGGCATGCCTCAAGTCACCCTGTGGGAAAACCCATGGATGTTTCctgcagaagagcaggaaaCTGATTTCACAGGAAACCTTGTTCTTGTGTATTCCTAATAAGCCATTGGGCTCCCACCAGATGTCTGTGAAGGAATGGGAGCAGGCACATCCCATGTACTCCAGCCACGTTCCTCCCAGtcatcccttttccttccagccctgccagacCTGGTGAAGCACCACTTGCCCCTGGCTGCAAACCAGTTTTCTTCCTCCAGCCCTTTCCAAGAAGGACTTTCTCACAGCCCTAATGATGAGGATATGGCATAATCAAGTTGCATGTGCCACTTGAGACCATGAGCTGGAAGCCAGACCCTGTGAGATTTGGGATTTGGTCCCTAGAAGGACAGCCCACCCTCCAACCAGGCAGCTGATGCTTgttcccctgccctgggcaatACCCTGCCTGGACCATCAGCATAGCCCTAAATCCAAGTTCTAGCTGACCCAAGATTATACTCCAGAGACCCAAAATTTCCATCTTGCCTTGCCCTACCAAGGCCCTTTTCTTCAGGCCATCATGAAGGTGTTTCACCAGGCCAGTGCTCGGTGTTTGCTCTTCCCCATGACAACATTTGGTTGTAGCCCCAGCTCCAGGGTGTTCTGGAAGGGCTGCAGGGCCCTGACATCACAATAACCCCAAAACTCTGTAGGACAGCTCTGGGGCAAAAAGGAGCAGACAGGTgggagctcctctgctcccacacaAATTCCTCAGGCTAATCCAGGCAGGGCTTCCACTGAACCCCacattttattccctttctaCCAGATCAGAGACAAGGCAAGTCAGTACAGCCACTATGAGAATTTCAGTGTAAGGGGGAAATTCCTTCCCTCTGAATTATGCTTGCGCTGATTTTCTAGGGAATAGTCAACTGTTACTGCTTTGGGAATATAAGATTTAAGGCACAGAGAAGACCTGACATGGCTGATCCCATGTACTGTCCAAAAGCAGAACTGCTTCCCTGAACTAGTCTCCAAGACGACAACCAGAGTTGagtaaataatgtttttttatttcccccaaaGGGATTATGAGATGTTCCCTCCTCATTATCGAGAAcatttttcagcacaaattAATCCTCAGTAGCAATAGTTCTGCACCATTTCTCCACCAGCTTTTATGATCAAAGCATGCAAATGACCCAGtaagatgagaaaaaaagccccagtTATTTCTCTCACAGTCAATCAAGtcatcttttttctcccccttatGACATGTAATTCAGTGTAGCCTGAAAAAATTTAGGTAAAGAGGTTTTATTCAGCTAGATGCTGTGGGGAGATATAGACCCTTAAATACTAATCTGCTCTTCAGTCTGTAAATCTAAGCAGCCTCTTAGAGGAGTTTGGTGGAGATCAGTGTAGGCACCACACACGAGCTGTCCCCAGCAGAGGCTCTTCCAAAATGATTTTAATTAATCTAAGTAAGATTAGAATACAAACTATGTACACAGattaaataaaaccttaaatTAGACACACCTGGGTGAAGAGTTGAGCAGCACATCACTCAGTGACACCTCACAGTTCCCTTCAGGAGCTGAATTACAATAAGCCATGGGGACTGGTTCAGCGAGTGCCATCCGTGTCTCTGACTCACACAGCATTGTCCCTGCGAAAACAGGTTTTAACAATTAAAATACAACCAAATTTTACGGTAAATCAGCTTCAGTCGATGCAGCTACACGAGAGAGGCAGCCCCAAAGAGGCACAACTCGAGCCTGCATGAAACACGGTAAATTCTGACAGCGGACGTCGCCActgttaatttaaaaacctgCTGAAACCTCCACCCTGCACCAAAACCAGCGTGACACCCTGAGAGAGCCCAACGAGCCAGACAATTTAAATTCACACTCCCTGTGCCCCAAAACGCTCCCGCTCGGCTCCCAGCCCCCACCCCGCAGAGCTCCATCCTCACAGCGCATCGCTGTCCCGCAGCCTCCGCTCCGCACCGGCGCCGAGCCCGACGTGGAAtaggctttatttttaaactagcGCCCAGGAGGCAGATCTGGAGCATCTTATGTCATGTGCTGCTGCCTCGCAATTGGAAGCGGCTCGTCACCCCACACCGCCGCCTCTTAAGGAGGCTCTGGCCCCACGCCCGCCTCAACCCCGGCACACCGAGGATTTCGGGTCCCTCTCcggggacacagccctggacACCCTAGATTTAAAAAGTTCTCATAAAAAACAGCGGgtttgcagctgtttttctgGCGGCTCCTACGGTTCTTTTCGCACTTCGTCTCGGGGGATTTTATCACCTAAACAAAAGTGTTTTCTTAAACGCTGATTTGATTTAAGGTTTCCATTCATCAGAAGCCTTTGACTCTTATGAGTTGCCAGGCTGAGCTTTAATTGTTTCAAGGGATTTCAAGCTGATTGGAGACGAATCTCATTATCCCTGATCTCTTTAAGAAGTGGATTTTCGGCTGCTATTTTGTACCCGCATTAGACAAACGCGTTTAAATCGAGTGATGCGAGGAGCGCCTTTGTATCAATGACGAGCGACAGGAGCGAAAGGAAAAAGCCCTTTTAATAAATCAGAGCCAGCCACGCTGCAGCCTCTGACGGGAGGGAAAAGCCACGccaggcacagctcagagcCCTGGAAAGCACGTCCCCCTTTCCGCTTACTCATCTGAGCAAGACACGTCGCTGCTCACGCCACGCTCTGCTCCAGCCATGCCAGGAATAGTTTAATTCACCGGCAGCTGAGACAGGGATGTCTCAAAAAGAAAACGCCGGCTCTGAAGCTTCGAGATAACCGGCAGATGTTGCCCAACACCCCCGTTCTAGGCTGAAACAGCAGAGCGGTTTATTTGGGGGGAGTTATGAGCTGTGAGAAGAGGGGGGTATTCT from the Chiroxiphia lanceolata isolate bChiLan1 chromosome 27, bChiLan1.pri, whole genome shotgun sequence genome contains:
- the ACSBG2 gene encoding long-chain-fatty-acid--CoA ligase ACSBG2 isoform X2 is translated as MRWTMLCESETRMALAEPVPMAYCNSAPEGNCEVSLSDVLLNSSPRTPEPHNIEPGEDSNMERHQLDSVDPKASSSPASRVWTTHRDGEVKLRMEDQGIGSEPPKTVHQLFQETVNKYGDYYALASKKGGQWVKLTYKMYYDECCKAAKSFLKLGLQRFHGVGILGFNSAEWFIADIGAILAGGFAVGIYTTNSPEACHYVAENCSADVIVVENQKQLQKILEIEDRLPQLKAIVQYGEEIKEKRPNLYSWSEFVELGRDVPDTLLHLAIAAQKPNQCCTLIYTSGTTGQPKGVMLSHDNLTWTAAVAGRSIMLTDPKERQEQVISYLPLSHIAAQMSDIWSAMTFGVQVYFAQPDALKGSLVETLREVRPTAFLGVPRVWEKMEEKMKSIGMKSSALRRKVASWAKGVGLQTNLKRMNGYSEVPVNFRLAKHLVYRKVRKALGLDRCTKCYTGAAPITRETLEFFLSLNIPVLELYGMSESSGPHTISLPHAFKLTSCGKELSGCRTLIHKPDRDGIGEICFSGRHIFMGYLNMEDKTKEAIDEDGWLHSGDLGKHDKDGFLYITGRIKELIITAGGENVPPVPIEDAVKNAVPIISNAMLVGDKAKFLSMLLTLKCKVDAETGEPGDELTPEALEYCQKLGSKATKVSEIISSKDKAIYAAIQKGITAVNEGATSNAQKVQKWILLEKDFSLFGGELGPTMKLKRPVVAQKYKAQISQFYADVDTPNGETSAQH
- the ACSBG2 gene encoding long-chain-fatty-acid--CoA ligase ACSBG2 isoform X3 is translated as MLCESETRMALAEPVPMAYCNSAPEGNCEVSLSDVLLNSSPRTPEPHNIEPGEDSNMERHQLDSVDPKAASSSPASRVWTTHRDGEVKLRMEDQGIGSEPPKTVHQLFQETVNKYGDYYALASKKGGQWVKLTYKMYYDECCKAAKSFLKLGLQRFHGVGILGFNSAEWFIADIGAILAGGFAVGIYTTNSPEACHYVAENCSADVIVVENQKQLQKILEIEDRLPQLKAIVQYGEEIKEKRPNLYSWSEFVELGRDVPDTLLHLAIAAQKPNQCCTLIYTSGTTGQPKGVMLSHDNLTWTAAVAGRSIMLTDPKERQEQVISYLPLSHIAAQMSDIWSAMTFGVQVYFAQPDALKGSLVETLREVRPTAFLGVPRVWEKMEEKMKSIGMKSSALRRKVASWAKGVGLQTNLKRMNGYSEVPVNFRLAKHLVYRKVRKALGLDRCTKCYTGAAPITRETLEFFLSLNIPVLELYGMSESSGPHTISLPHAFKLTSCGKELSGCRTLIHKPDRDGIGEICFSGRHIFMGYLNMEDKTKEAIDEDGWLHSGDLGKHDKDGFLYITGRIKELIITAGGENVPPVPIEDAVKNAVPIISNAMLVGDKAKFLSMLLTLKCKVDAETGEPGDELTPEALEYCQKLGSKATKVSEIISSKDKAIYAAIQKGITAVNEGATSNAQKVQKWILLEKDFSLFGGELGPTMKLKRPVVAQKYKAQISQFYADVDTPNGETSAQH